The following are encoded together in the Pseudomonas sp. IB20 genome:
- the edd gene encoding phosphogluconate dehydratase, translating to MHPRVIEVTERLIARSRATREAYLALIRGAASDGPMRGKLQCANFAHGVAGCGTEDKNSLRMMNAANVAIVSSYNDMLSAHQPYEHFPEQIKTALREVGSVGQFAGGTPAMCDGVTQGEPGMELSLLSREVIAMSTAVALSHNMFDAALMLGICDKIVPGLMMGALRYGHLPMVFVPGGPMPSGISNKQKADVRQRYAEGKATREELLESEMKSYHSPGTCTFYGTANTNQLLMEVMGLHLPGASFVNPYTPLRDALTREAAHQVTRLTKANGNFTPIGEIVDEKSIVNSIVALNATGGSTNHTLHMPAIAMSAGIILTWQDMADLSEVVPTLSHVYPNGKADINHFQAAGGMSFLIRELLEAGLLHEDVNTVAGKGLSRYTQEPFLVDGELIWREGPIESLDETILRPVARAFSAEGGLRVMEGNLGRGVMKVSAVAPEHQIVEAPAVVFQDQQDLADAFKAGQLEKDFVAVMRFQGPRSNGMPELHKMTPFLGVLQDRGFKVALVTDGRMSGASGKIPAAIHVNPEAQSGGPLARVKDGDIIRVDGVKGTLELKVDAEEFAARTPATGLLGNNVGAGRELFAFMRLAASSAEQGASAFTSALETLK from the coding sequence ATGCATCCCCGCGTTATTGAGGTCACCGAACGGCTTATCGCCCGCAGTCGTGCAACCCGCGAGGCTTACCTTGCGCTCATTCGCGGCGCAGCCAGCGACGGCCCGATGCGCGGCAAGCTGCAATGCGCCAACTTCGCCCACGGCGTGGCCGGTTGCGGCACTGAAGATAAAAATAGCCTGCGAATGATGAATGCCGCCAACGTGGCAATTGTTTCGTCATATAACGACATGCTCTCGGCGCACCAGCCGTACGAACATTTCCCTGAACAGATCAAGACCGCCCTGCGCGAAGTCGGCTCGGTCGGCCAGTTCGCCGGCGGCACGCCTGCCATGTGCGACGGCGTGACCCAGGGCGAGCCCGGCATGGAGCTGAGCCTGCTCAGCCGTGAAGTCATCGCCATGTCCACGGCGGTAGCGCTGTCCCACAACATGTTCGATGCCGCGCTGATGCTGGGCATCTGCGACAAGATCGTCCCGGGCCTGATGATGGGCGCATTGCGTTACGGCCACCTGCCGATGGTCTTTGTACCGGGCGGCCCAATGCCGTCGGGCATCTCCAACAAGCAGAAGGCCGACGTGCGCCAGCGCTACGCCGAAGGCAAGGCCACCCGCGAGGAGCTGCTGGAGTCGGAGATGAAGTCCTACCACAGCCCTGGCACCTGCACCTTCTACGGCACCGCCAACACCAACCAGTTGCTGATGGAAGTGATGGGCCTGCACTTGCCGGGCGCCTCGTTCGTCAACCCGTACACGCCGCTGCGTGATGCGCTGACCCGCGAAGCTGCGCATCAGGTCACGCGCCTGACCAAGGCCAACGGCAACTTCACGCCGATCGGCGAGATCGTCGACGAAAAATCCATCGTCAACTCCATCGTCGCGCTCAACGCCACCGGCGGTTCCACCAACCACACCCTGCACATGCCGGCCATCGCCATGTCGGCGGGCATCATCCTCACCTGGCAGGACATGGCCGACCTCTCCGAGGTGGTGCCGACCCTGTCCCACGTGTATCCGAACGGCAAGGCCGACATCAACCACTTCCAGGCAGCGGGCGGCATGTCGTTCCTGATCCGTGAACTGCTTGAAGCCGGTTTGCTCCACGAAGACGTCAACACCGTGGCGGGCAAGGGCCTAAGCCGTTACACCCAGGAGCCGTTCCTGGTCGACGGCGAGCTGATCTGGCGCGAAGGCCCGATCGAAAGCCTCGACGAAACCATCTTGCGTCCCGTGGCCCGTGCGTTCTCGGCGGAAGGCGGCCTGCGCGTGATGGAGGGCAACCTCGGCCGGGGCGTGATGAAAGTCTCGGCCGTGGCGCCAGAGCACCAGATCGTCGAAGCACCGGCTGTGGTGTTCCAGGATCAACAGGATCTGGCCGATGCGTTCAAGGCTGGCCAGCTGGAAAAAGACTTTGTCGCGGTGATGCGCTTCCAGGGCCCGCGCTCCAATGGCATGCCGGAACTGCACAAAATGACGCCGTTCCTCGGTGTGTTGCAGGACCGTGGCTTCAAAGTGGCGTTGGTGACAGACGGGCGTATGTCCGGCGCGTCGGGTAAGATCCCCGCCGCGATTCACGTCAACCCCGAAGCTCAGAGCGGCGGGCCGCTGGCGCGGGTCAAAGATGGCGATATCATTCGCGTGGATGGCGTGAAGGGCACCTTGGAGCTTAAGGTGGACGCCGAAGAATTTGCAGCGCGCACGCCTGCCACGGGCCTGTTGGGCAATAACGTGGGGGCGGGGCGTGAGCTGTTTGCATTTATGCGCTTGGCCGCAAGCTCCGCAGAGCAGGGCGCCAGCGCCTTTACCTCTGCCTTGGAGACGCTTAAGTGA
- the gap gene encoding type I glyceraldehyde-3-phosphate dehydrogenase, with translation MTLRIAINGFGRIGRNVLRALYTQGYRQDLQIVAINDLGDSSINAHLLKYDTVHGTFEAEVAHDQESLTVNGDRIAVSAIRNPADLPWAAHKIDVVFECTGLFTDRDKAAAHISAGARKVIISAPAKGADATVVYGVNHDILRQSHQIISNASCTTNCLAPVAQVLHRELGIESGLMTTIHAYTNDQNLTDVYHTDPYRARSATQNMIPSKTGAAEAVGLVLPELAGKLTGMAVRVPVINVSLVDLTVQLKKEATAEQVNTLLKEASQHSTILGYNTLPLVSSDFNHNPLSSIFDANHTKVSGKLLKVLAWYDNEWGFSNRMLDNCLALCNAE, from the coding sequence ATGACTCTTCGTATCGCAATCAATGGTTTTGGCCGTATCGGCCGCAATGTCCTGCGCGCACTGTATACCCAAGGCTACCGCCAGGATTTGCAGATCGTCGCCATCAATGACCTGGGCGACAGTTCGATCAACGCCCACCTGCTCAAATACGACACCGTACATGGCACATTCGAAGCAGAGGTTGCCCACGATCAGGAAAGCCTGACCGTCAATGGTGACCGGATTGCCGTCAGTGCCATTCGTAACCCAGCCGACCTGCCGTGGGCTGCGCACAAGATCGACGTGGTGTTCGAATGCACCGGTCTGTTCACCGACCGTGACAAAGCTGCCGCCCATATTAGCGCCGGCGCGCGCAAGGTGATCATCTCGGCCCCGGCCAAAGGCGCCGATGCCACCGTGGTTTACGGTGTGAACCATGACATTTTGCGTCAATCCCACCAGATCATCTCCAACGCATCCTGCACCACCAACTGCCTGGCGCCTGTGGCTCAGGTGCTGCACCGCGAGCTGGGCATTGAAAGCGGCCTGATGACCACCATTCACGCCTACACCAACGACCAGAACCTGACTGACGTCTACCACACCGACCCGTACCGCGCGCGCTCGGCCACCCAGAACATGATCCCGAGCAAGACCGGCGCCGCTGAAGCAGTGGGCCTGGTGCTGCCGGAACTGGCGGGCAAGCTGACCGGCATGGCGGTGCGTGTACCGGTGATCAACGTGTCGCTGGTTGACCTGACCGTGCAGCTGAAAAAAGAAGCCACGGCCGAGCAGGTCAACACACTGCTCAAGGAAGCCAGTCAGCACTCGACAATCCTTGGCTACAACACCCTGCCGCTGGTTTCCAGTGACTTCAACCATAACCCACTGTCTTCGATTTTCGATGCCAATCACACCAAAGTCAGTGGCAAGTTGCTGAAAGTGCTGGCTTGGTACGACAACGAGTGGGGCTTCTCCAACCGGATGCTGGATAACTGCTTGGCGCTGTGTAACGCCGAGTAA
- a CDS encoding RNA polymerase sigma factor has product MSQSRFNHVFLTQRVILLRTLQRMVNNPSTAEDLLQETYLRVTRALSERPIDHLEPFVYQTARNLALDHLRSRKIQARTLQEDVPLNVLQSVAAPISTPEDATQAEQLLEHLSVSLGQLSARQQQIFILSRLHGCSYQEIADQLQVSLSTVQKELKLIMAICVGVAERLDQP; this is encoded by the coding sequence GTGAGCCAATCTCGCTTCAACCATGTCTTTCTCACCCAACGGGTGATTCTGCTACGTACCTTGCAGCGGATGGTGAATAACCCCAGCACTGCCGAGGACCTGTTGCAGGAAACCTACCTGCGCGTCACCCGGGCCCTCAGCGAGCGGCCGATCGACCACCTCGAACCCTTCGTCTACCAGACGGCGCGCAACCTGGCGCTGGACCACCTGCGCTCGCGCAAAATCCAGGCGCGCACGTTGCAGGAAGATGTACCTCTGAACGTGCTGCAAAGCGTCGCCGCCCCTATCAGCACGCCCGAAGACGCGACCCAGGCCGAGCAATTGCTCGAACACCTGAGTGTCAGCCTCGGCCAGTTGAGCGCCCGTCAACAGCAGATTTTCATCCTCAGCCGCCTGCACGGTTGCAGCTACCAGGAGATTGCCGACCAGTTGCAAGTGTCCTTGAGCACAGTGCAAAAGGAACTGAAATTGATCATGGCCATCTGTGTAGGTGTGGCCGAACGGCTGGATCAGCCTTAA
- a CDS encoding FecR family protein: MTDPNKLRPHELAHEVLQDTVMDQALDWLIALQCPQPGQQAEFDAWLASDPAHLHAFNKAQAAWGGAPVHSAAVALAAPRKPSAWRRIKPHWKPLATAAVLLIGLFSFSNLPVRLQADHLTVVGERQRVQLDDGAKVLLNTNSAFSSSIKDHQRIARLYQGEAFFEIAPNRGLPLEIDAGPVRASVRDTDFAVRYLNGEAQVQVQRGDVDLSNTFDDARVRLRAGESIRIGPKGFGQPAKLDVSKDLAWVQGRLVFENCPMSEVLAELRRYYPGWIVNTNDKLASTAVTGNYRLDQPLDVVRSLAHITSANLSEYPALVILN; this comes from the coding sequence GTGACGGACCCGAATAAACTGCGCCCCCATGAGCTGGCTCATGAGGTGTTGCAAGACACGGTTATGGACCAGGCCCTCGACTGGCTGATCGCCTTGCAGTGCCCGCAACCCGGGCAACAGGCCGAGTTCGACGCCTGGCTGGCCAGCGACCCGGCGCATCTGCACGCCTTCAACAAAGCCCAGGCTGCTTGGGGCGGCGCGCCGGTACACAGCGCCGCCGTGGCCTTGGCGGCGCCGCGTAAACCGAGCGCCTGGCGCCGGATCAAACCGCATTGGAAACCCTTGGCCACCGCCGCCGTGCTGCTGATCGGCCTGTTCAGCTTCAGCAACCTACCCGTGCGCCTGCAAGCCGACCATCTCACGGTGGTCGGCGAACGTCAGCGCGTGCAGTTGGACGATGGCGCTAAAGTGTTGCTGAATACCAACTCGGCGTTTTCCAGCAGCATCAAGGACCACCAGCGCATCGCTCGCCTGTACCAGGGCGAGGCGTTTTTCGAAATTGCGCCCAACCGCGGTCTGCCGCTTGAGATCGATGCCGGCCCGGTGCGCGCCAGCGTGCGCGACACTGACTTCGCCGTGCGCTACCTCAACGGCGAGGCGCAAGTGCAGGTGCAGCGCGGTGACGTCGACCTGAGCAACACCTTCGACGATGCACGCGTGCGCCTGCGCGCCGGTGAGAGCATCCGTATCGGCCCCAAAGGCTTTGGCCAGCCCGCCAAGCTGGACGTGAGCAAGGACCTGGCCTGGGTCCAGGGCCGGCTGGTGTTCGAAAATTGCCCGATGAGCGAAGTGCTTGCCGAATTGCGCCGCTACTACCCGGGCTGGATCGTCAACACCAATGACAAGCTCGCCAGCACCGCCGTCACCGGCAACTACCGCCTCGACCAGCCCCTGGACGTGGTGCGCTCGCTGGCGCACATCACCTCGGCCAATCTCTCGGAATACCCGGCGCTGGTCATCTTGAACTAA
- a CDS encoding TonB-dependent receptor, which yields MSSRFNRRSSSPVLSLLTAAILLASAPVMAATATAAEPVARSHGNYTFSIEQQPLVSALNAFTAVTGWQVGLPAELGQGVSSPGVRGPLSAEKALDRLLVGTNLNYRKLGNNNIVLEKRAAGSVLNLQQVTISATRNEQDVNSVPSTVSVHDREELDRQNVNTIHELVRYEPGVSVGGAGTRAGNAGYNIRGIDGDRILTQVDGVEVPDNFFNGPYAKTRRNYVDPEIVKRVEILRGPASALYGSSAIGGAVSYFTLDPDDIIKPGQDVGARLKTGYSSADESWLTSGTVAGRVQDVDGLLHLSQRNGHEMESYDGNNATGLARTGANPEDARTTNILAKLGWNYGDDNRLGLTYEKFKDDRDVNLKNAVGGPFIGGRGMNLYRARSGNDTITRERFGLENTFALESPMADRIKTSLNYQIAKTDQTTAEIYQAGRRVLRTRDTLYEEKQWVFDAQLDKAFSLGETDHHVTYGTTLKQQKVTGSREGSASCLAVGSGCTAIGAPSPSAGDSVKKASDFPDPTISTYSLFAQDQISWDKWTFLPAVRYDYTQLKPKLTQEFLNTVNPTGKDPVSDKEKIWHRVTPKFGLTYALTDQYTWFGQYAEGFRTPSAKALYGRFENLNLGYTVEPNPDLKPETSKGIETGIRGKFDEGSFDIAVFYNKYRDFIDEDNAVVGGTVEQFQAVNIKRATIKGAEAKGRLNLDAFGAPQGLYTQGSISYAYGRNDDNGEALNSVNPLKGVFGLGYDQDTYGGLLSWTLVKKQNRVDSTTFHAPDGDTNGPFKTPGFGVFDLTAYYKVTNDVTLNGGLYNLTDKKYWNWDDVRSYDSVGEAAVTGPANLDRLTQPGRNFAINLIWDI from the coding sequence ATGTCCTCTCGTTTCAACCGCCGGTCTTCTTCGCCCGTCCTGTCCTTGCTGACCGCCGCGATCCTGTTGGCCAGCGCGCCCGTGATGGCCGCCACCGCCACCGCTGCCGAGCCGGTCGCCCGCAGCCACGGCAACTACACCTTCAGCATCGAGCAGCAGCCGCTGGTCTCAGCACTTAATGCATTTACTGCGGTGACCGGCTGGCAAGTCGGCCTGCCGGCGGAGCTGGGCCAGGGTGTGTCGTCCCCTGGCGTACGCGGCCCACTGTCAGCGGAAAAAGCCCTGGACCGGCTGTTGGTGGGGACCAACCTGAACTACCGCAAACTGGGCAATAACAACATCGTGCTGGAAAAACGCGCAGCCGGCAGCGTGCTCAACCTGCAACAGGTGACCATCAGCGCCACGCGTAACGAGCAGGACGTCAACAGTGTGCCGAGCACCGTCAGCGTGCACGACCGCGAAGAGCTGGACCGCCAGAACGTAAATACCATTCACGAACTGGTGCGCTACGAACCCGGCGTGTCCGTCGGTGGCGCCGGCACCCGCGCCGGCAACGCGGGCTACAACATTCGCGGCATCGACGGCGACCGCATCCTCACCCAGGTGGATGGCGTGGAAGTGCCGGACAACTTCTTCAACGGCCCTTACGCCAAGACCCGCCGCAACTACGTCGACCCGGAAATCGTCAAGCGCGTGGAAATCCTGCGCGGCCCGGCCTCGGCCCTGTATGGCAGCAGCGCCATCGGCGGCGCAGTGAGTTACTTCACCCTCGACCCGGATGACATCATCAAGCCCGGCCAGGACGTCGGCGCCCGCTTGAAGACCGGCTACAGCTCCGCCGATGAAAGCTGGCTGACCTCCGGCACCGTCGCCGGCCGCGTGCAGGACGTCGACGGTTTGCTGCACCTGAGCCAGCGCAACGGCCACGAAATGGAGTCCTACGATGGCAACAACGCCACCGGCCTGGCCCGCACCGGCGCCAACCCGGAAGATGCGCGCACCACCAATATCCTCGCCAAGTTGGGCTGGAATTACGGCGATGACAACCGACTGGGCCTGACGTACGAGAAGTTCAAGGATGATCGCGACGTAAACCTGAAAAACGCCGTGGGCGGCCCGTTTATCGGTGGTCGGGGGATGAATCTGTACCGCGCCCGCTCGGGCAACGACACCATCACCCGTGAACGCTTCGGCCTGGAAAACACCTTCGCCCTCGAATCACCGATGGCCGATCGCATCAAGACCAGCCTCAATTACCAGATCGCCAAGACCGACCAGACCACCGCCGAGATCTACCAGGCCGGTCGTCGCGTGTTGCGTACCCGTGACACGCTTTACGAAGAAAAACAGTGGGTCTTCGACGCCCAACTGGACAAGGCTTTCAGCCTCGGTGAAACCGATCACCACGTCACCTACGGCACCACACTCAAGCAGCAGAAAGTCACCGGCTCCCGCGAAGGTTCAGCCTCCTGCCTCGCCGTCGGTTCGGGTTGCACGGCCATCGGCGCGCCCAGCCCCTCCGCCGGCGACAGTGTAAAAAAGGCCAGTGACTTCCCGGACCCGACCATCAGCACCTACTCGCTGTTCGCACAGGACCAGATCAGCTGGGACAAATGGACCTTCCTGCCTGCTGTGCGCTACGACTACACCCAGCTCAAGCCGAAGCTGACCCAGGAATTCCTCAACACCGTCAACCCGACCGGCAAGGACCCGGTCAGCGACAAGGAAAAAATCTGGCACCGTGTGACGCCCAAGTTCGGCCTGACCTACGCGCTGACCGATCAATACACCTGGTTCGGTCAATACGCCGAGGGTTTCCGCACCCCGTCAGCCAAGGCGCTGTACGGACGCTTTGAAAACCTCAACCTGGGCTACACCGTCGAGCCTAATCCTGACCTGAAGCCGGAAACCAGCAAAGGCATCGAAACCGGGATTCGCGGCAAGTTCGACGAGGGTTCCTTCGACATCGCGGTGTTCTACAACAAGTATCGCGACTTTATCGACGAAGACAACGCCGTGGTCGGCGGCACTGTCGAACAGTTCCAGGCCGTGAATATCAAGCGTGCCACCATTAAAGGCGCAGAGGCCAAGGGCCGTTTGAACCTGGATGCATTCGGCGCACCGCAGGGGTTGTACACCCAAGGTTCGATCTCCTACGCCTACGGCCGTAACGACGACAACGGCGAGGCGCTGAACAGCGTCAACCCGCTCAAGGGCGTGTTCGGCCTGGGTTACGATCAGGACACCTATGGTGGGCTGCTGAGCTGGACCCTGGTGAAAAAGCAGAACCGCGTCGACAGCACGACCTTCCACGCCCCCGACGGCGACACCAACGGCCCGTTCAAGACGCCAGGCTTCGGCGTCTTCGACCTGACCGCCTATTACAAAGTCACCAACGACGTGACCCTCAACGGCGGCCTCTACAACCTCACCGACAAAAAATACTGGAACTGGGATGACGTGCGCAGCTACGACAGCGTCGGCGAAGCCGCTGTGACCGGCCCGGCCAACCTCGACCGCCTGACCCAGCCCGGGCGCAACTTCGCGATCAACCTGATCTGGGACATCTGA
- a CDS encoding biliverdin-producing heme oxygenase produces the protein MTASPTAERPSLRSQRLNQITNEPHTKLDALVKAHAPFETQANFARFVVAQYLFQSELVALYNDPELIKIVPDLAERCRADAAKLDLIDLDTDVPAPVAGAVKNPSKAQALGWLFVSEGSKLGAAFLIKRAVGLGLSETFGARHLGEPAGGRAEGWKSFTRTLDGLVFSAEEEAAVEKGAIDAFVRFTVLLEQAYANAPELA, from the coding sequence ATGACCGCTTCCCCTACCGCAGAACGCCCAAGCCTACGCTCCCAGCGCCTGAACCAGATCACCAACGAGCCACACACCAAGCTCGACGCGCTGGTCAAAGCTCACGCCCCATTCGAAACCCAAGCTAACTTCGCCCGCTTCGTGGTCGCGCAGTACCTGTTCCAATCGGAACTGGTGGCCCTGTACAACGACCCTGAGCTGATCAAGATCGTCCCGGACTTGGCTGAGCGCTGCCGCGCCGACGCCGCCAAGCTGGACCTGATCGACCTGGACACCGACGTGCCTGCACCGGTCGCCGGCGCTGTGAAGAACCCGAGCAAGGCGCAAGCCTTGGGTTGGCTGTTCGTGTCCGAAGGCTCCAAGCTCGGCGCTGCGTTCCTGATCAAACGCGCCGTGGGCCTGGGCCTGAGCGAAACCTTCGGTGCTCGCCATCTTGGCGAGCCGGCCGGTGGTCGCGCAGAAGGCTGGAAAAGCTTCACCCGCACCCTCGATGGCCTGGTATTCAGCGCCGAAGAAGAAGCCGCGGTAGAAAAAGGTGCGATCGACGCGTTTGTGCGCTTCACCGTGCTGCTGGAACAGGCGTACGCTAACGCCCCTGAACTGGCCTGA
- a CDS encoding YbaN family protein: MTGKTQSTSKIAQILFGLLAYVSLGIGLVAIVIPGLPTTEFILLAAWAATKSSPRLSAWLENHRLFGPILFNWRNGKIIARRAKVSATVSMLLCAVLMLVMLDHGWPIYLAIAGMSLGNLWIWSRPERLATPV; this comes from the coding sequence ATGACCGGCAAAACCCAATCCACCTCAAAAATCGCGCAGATCCTCTTCGGCCTGCTGGCCTACGTCAGCCTGGGCATTGGGTTGGTAGCGATTGTCATACCGGGTTTGCCCACCACCGAATTCATTCTGCTCGCCGCCTGGGCTGCGACCAAAAGTTCGCCGCGCCTGAGCGCTTGGCTGGAAAACCACCGGCTGTTCGGGCCGATCCTGTTCAATTGGCGCAACGGCAAAATCATCGCGCGCCGCGCCAAAGTCAGCGCCACCGTGAGCATGCTGCTGTGTGCCGTCTTGATGCTGGTGATGCTCGATCACGGCTGGCCGATTTACCTGGCGATTGCCGGTATGAGCCTGGGCAACCTGTGGATCTGGTCACGCCCGGAACGGCTTGCAACGCCCGTGTAG
- a CDS encoding methyl-accepting chemotaxis protein, which yields MFDTLSIRLKIVLLSGLCLVGVIALIISINLYETNQNDQLISDSSSRMLTQSVQQLLQAKAAEQAVQLQKTFGENLAVVTALADQVKDLRALASKRSLEPSALREELNQSLKTAFERNSKVLGIWLSFEPNGLDGKDSEFVDDKARVSNEKGRFSSYWSCAAGDGLNTVMVEDDLTKTTPNLSGTPYNIWYTCPRDTRNVCLLDPYSDEVAGKQVLMTTISLPLIVDGKVIGVIGIDIALNTLQASSDAAQKELFDGAAHLEIISSTGLIAAYSGDPARVGKNLMDTLGAEGKEIVQLLANDTRTIREQDDTIRTVYPVKPIADAKSWGIVIKLPKSVMLADTLKLQGVLDKAQAAGTLKALLVGAAAALLGLLLIWLTATGVTRPINTVAVMLKNIASGEGDLTQRLTYAKKDELGELANWFNRFLDKLQPTIAQIKQSITEARGTADQSSAIARQTSEGMQVQFREIDQVATASNEMSATAHEVASSASNAASAARGADQSARDGMAIIEQSTRDITTLAEEVSKAVGEVEALAVNSEQIGSVLEVIRSIAEQTNLLALNAAIEAARAGESGRGFAVVADEVRNLAKRTQDSVEEIRLVIERIQSGTRGVVATMHSSQHQAQSNAGQIHQAVQALGKISDAVTVISDMNLQIASAAEQQSAVAEEVNRNVSAIRTVTETLTSQATESAAISSQLNALASQQMKLMDQFKV from the coding sequence ATGTTCGACACCCTCTCCATCCGCTTGAAAATCGTGCTGCTGTCTGGCCTTTGCCTGGTGGGGGTGATTGCGCTGATCATCAGCATCAACCTGTACGAAACCAACCAAAATGATCAACTGATCAGCGATTCAAGCTCGCGAATGCTCACCCAAAGCGTGCAACAGCTGTTGCAAGCCAAAGCCGCCGAGCAAGCAGTGCAATTGCAGAAAACCTTTGGCGAAAATCTGGCAGTGGTCACAGCACTGGCCGATCAGGTCAAGGACCTGCGCGCCCTCGCCAGCAAACGCTCGCTGGAACCGAGCGCCCTGCGTGAGGAACTCAACCAAAGTCTTAAAACCGCGTTCGAACGCAACAGCAAGGTGCTGGGGATCTGGCTGTCGTTCGAACCTAACGGTCTGGATGGCAAGGACAGCGAGTTTGTCGACGATAAAGCCCGCGTCTCCAACGAAAAAGGCCGCTTCTCCAGCTACTGGAGCTGCGCCGCTGGAGATGGCCTGAACACGGTAATGGTCGAGGACGACCTGACCAAGACCACCCCCAACCTCAGCGGTACGCCCTACAACATCTGGTACACCTGCCCACGGGACACGCGCAACGTTTGTCTGCTTGACCCGTATTCCGATGAAGTGGCCGGCAAACAGGTGCTGATGACCACCATCTCCCTGCCGCTGATCGTCGACGGTAAAGTCATCGGTGTTATCGGTATCGATATCGCCCTCAATACCCTGCAAGCCTCGTCGGATGCCGCCCAGAAAGAACTGTTCGACGGCGCGGCGCACCTGGAGATTATCTCCAGCACCGGCTTGATTGCGGCCTACAGCGGTGACCCGGCCCGAGTCGGCAAAAACCTGATGGACACCCTCGGTGCCGAGGGCAAAGAGATTGTGCAGTTGTTGGCCAACGACACGCGCACGATCCGCGAGCAAGACGACACGATTCGCACCGTGTACCCGGTCAAGCCGATTGCCGACGCCAAGTCCTGGGGCATCGTGATCAAACTGCCCAAGAGCGTGATGCTTGCCGACACCTTGAAACTGCAAGGCGTACTCGACAAAGCCCAGGCTGCCGGCACGCTCAAAGCCTTGCTGGTCGGTGCCGCCGCCGCACTGCTGGGCTTGCTGCTGATCTGGCTGACCGCCACCGGCGTGACCCGCCCGATCAATACCGTGGCCGTGATGCTCAAGAACATCGCCAGCGGCGAAGGCGACCTCACCCAGCGCCTGACCTACGCCAAAAAAGACGAATTGGGCGAGCTGGCGAACTGGTTCAACCGCTTCCTCGACAAGCTGCAACCGACCATCGCGCAGATCAAGCAAAGCATCACCGAGGCACGTGGCACGGCGGATCAGTCGTCCGCCATCGCGCGCCAGACCAGCGAAGGCATGCAGGTGCAGTTCCGCGAGATCGACCAGGTCGCCACCGCCTCCAACGAAATGAGCGCCACCGCCCACGAAGTAGCCAGCAGCGCCTCCAACGCCGCCAGCGCAGCACGCGGGGCGGACCAGTCGGCGCGTGACGGCATGGCGATCATTGAACAGAGCACCCGCGACATCACCACCCTCGCCGAAGAAGTCAGCAAGGCCGTAGGCGAAGTGGAAGCCCTGGCGGTGAACAGCGAACAGATCGGCTCGGTGCTGGAAGTGATCCGCAGCATTGCCGAACAGACCAACCTGCTGGCACTCAACGCCGCCATCGAAGCGGCGCGCGCCGGAGAAAGCGGACGGGGTTTTGCGGTCGTGGCCGACGAGGTACGCAACCTGGCCAAACGCACTCAGGATTCGGTGGAAGAGATTCGCCTGGTGATCGAGCGCATCCAGAGCGGCACCCGTGGCGTGGTGGCGACCATGCATTCCAGCCAGCACCAAGCCCAGAGCAATGCCGGGCAGATCCATCAAGCGGTGCAAGCGCTAGGCAAGATCAGCGATGCGGTGACGGTGATCAGCGACATGAACCTGCAAATCGCCAGCGCCGCCGAACAACAGAGCGCCGTGGCCGAAGAGGTCAACCGCAACGTCTCGGCGATCCGCACCGTGACCGAAACCCTTACCAGCCAGGCCACCGAGTCGGCGGCGATCAGCAGCCAACTGAACGCCTTGGCCAGCCAGCAGATGAAGCTGATGGATCAGTTCAAGGTGTAA
- a CDS encoding NAD(P)H nitroreductase, whose amino-acid sequence MQALDALLNRVSVPRLLEPAPTQEQRDLLFAAAMRAPDHGQLRPWRFLTVEGAAREQMGTLLAEAARLQDADAPQAAIDKAQNGPLRAPLVVVVIARLQAHFKVPKSEQLLAAACAAHGILLAAYAQGIGAVWRTGELSYSAHVAKGLGLTEGEEVIGFLYLGTPQNPPRTAPKEDVAAFVQAWTGL is encoded by the coding sequence ATGCAGGCTCTCGACGCTTTGCTCAACCGTGTTTCCGTGCCGCGTTTGCTGGAACCGGCACCGACCCAGGAGCAGCGCGATCTGCTATTCGCCGCCGCCATGCGTGCGCCGGACCACGGCCAGTTGCGCCCATGGCGTTTCCTTACCGTAGAAGGCGCCGCCCGCGAGCAGATGGGCACGCTGTTAGCCGAAGCTGCGCGCCTGCAGGACGCCGACGCCCCGCAAGCAGCCATCGACAAGGCGCAGAACGGCCCGTTGCGCGCGCCGCTGGTGGTGGTGGTGATTGCTCGCTTGCAAGCGCATTTCAAAGTGCCGAAATCCGAGCAACTGCTGGCGGCCGCGTGTGCAGCCCACGGTATTCTGCTGGCGGCTTACGCCCAGGGGATTGGTGCAGTGTGGCGCACGGGGGAGTTGTCCTATTCGGCTCACGTGGCTAAAGGCCTGGGGCTGACGGAGGGCGAGGAAGTGATTGGCTTCCTTTACTTGGGCACGCCGCAGAACCCGCCGCGTACTGCGCCGAAGGAAGATGTGGCGGCGTTTGTTCAGGCTTGGACTGGCCTTTAG